A DNA window from Anastrepha obliqua isolate idAnaObli1 chromosome 5, idAnaObli1_1.0, whole genome shotgun sequence contains the following coding sequences:
- the LOC129249483 gene encoding cysteine-rich with EGF-like domain protein 2 isoform X2, protein MWGFKVFLSLICVTMQLTASCEAVEAFEKSPKELKEKSTKLPPCKSCTVLVESFKLGLEKTSRGKHAGGDAAWEEEKLRSYKTSEVRLVEVQEHLCSDVKRGQDQCHTMANDHEHFLEDWFLHKQNESPDLNAWLCIEKLQVCCPDGHYGPECKQCTDCNGNGKCKGSGTRKGNGKCACDAGFTGDNCNMCADNYYEAYNDGKKMLCSTCHKSCGEKGCTGAGPKACRNCKDGWTMGTDPAGCLDINECIVQKRPCRPNQFCVNDEGTFSCLECDRSCEGCDGDGPDMCKKCATGYALKDGKCQDEEVGEDNETVSDSTRTEL, encoded by the exons atgtggGGTTTTAAGGTGTTTCTGTCGCTTATATGCGTGACAATGCAGCTGACAGCGAGTTGTGAAGCAGTGGAAGCCTTTGAGAAATCGCCTAAGGAGCTAAAAGAAAAATCAACCAAGCTTCCACCTTGCAAATCGTGTACTGTTCTTGTCGAGTCCTTTAAGCTG GGTTTGGAAAAAACCAGCCGCGGCAAGCATGCCGGTGGTGACGCAGCTTGGGAAGAGGAAAAACTACGTTCGTATAAAACTAGTGAAGTGCGTTTGGTAGAAGTGCAAGAGCATTTGTGCAGCGACGTTAAACGTGGACAGGACCAATGCCATACTATGGCCAACGATCACGAGCATTTTCTAGAAGACTGGTTCTTGCATAAACAAAACGAGTCGCCAGACTTGAATGCATGGCTGTGCATTGAAAAACTGCAAGTATGCTGTCCTGATGGTCATTATGGACCGGAGTGCAAACAGTGCACAGATTGTAACGGCAATG GTAAATGTAAGGGATCTGGCACACGCAAAGGCAATGGAAAATGTGCATGTGATGCTGGATTTACTGGGGATAATTGTAATATGTGCGCTGATAATTACTATGAAGCCTACAATGACGGCAAAAAGATGCTTTGCTCCACATGTCACAAGTCTTGCGGCGAAAAAGGGTGTACTGGCGCTGGACCCAAAG ccTGTCGAAACTGCAAAGATGGTTGGACAATGGGCACCGACCCCGCAGGATGTTTGGATATTAACGAATGTATAGTGCAGAAACGCCCATGCCGGCCTAATCAGTTTTGCGTAAACGACGAAGGTACCTTTTCGTGCTTGGAATGTGATCGTTCGTGTGAGGGTTGTGACGGTGATGGGCCTGATATGTGTAAAAAGTGTGCAACTGGCTATGCGTTGAAGGATGGAAAATGTCAAG ATGAGGAAGTTGGTGAAGACAATGAAACGGTCAGCGATAGCACAAGAACCGAACTGTAA
- the LOC129248853 gene encoding ionotropic receptor 21a, whose translation MVIVSTTNWSRFIASVGVILVCLESTTCELLSETAAGTGCVSPNLIKRYHLNTQLYQDCEYLQRNASEAPLQRLRRAIRPIFRGKPKPRGEVLANKFHMNVNNYDQTDSLVRLINKIASEYLYKCPPVIYYDSFVEKSDAMILESLFKTFPMTFYHGEINEHYKAINSRLKKRIDSNCKSYILFLSDPQMTRKIIGPQIESRVVLIARSTQWKLRDFLASEASSNIVNLLVVGVSLTKGPQGESPYVLYTHKLYTDGLGSNTPVVLTSWIRGALSRPHVNLFPPKFFKGFAGHSFRVSAANQPPFIFRTQQLSTSGTAAAVWDGVEYRLLNMIASKLNFTIDIIEPPPRSGGKSVIDGISVQIAKKAADVGMCGLYITEDRITEMDMSVGHSRDCASFITLASKALPKYRAIMGPFQWPVWVCIVFIYLGAIFPIAYSDRMTLRHVIGNWGEMENMFWYVFGMFTNSLTFSGKYSWTSTQKSSTRLLIGSYWLFTIIITACYTGSIIAFVTLPAFPSTVDSVNDLLGLFFRVGTLDNSGWETWFQNSTHVPTSKLYKKMEFVSTLEEGVGNVTQSFFWNYAFLGSAAQLEFLVQKNFSDDNISRRSALHLSEECFALFQVGFVFPRDSVYKRKIDSMILLAQQSGLMNKILTEVKWSMQRSASGKLLQASSSSALRERIQEERQLTTADTEGMFLLMGVGYLLGAIALISEIVGGITNKCRQIMKRSRKSISSAWSSRRNSEDDENGLRTAAEQLAHNQQRAARRKEKEREYDARQGFGVREFNLTKKTLKELYGNYYKPEPHYVLKDGKLLLETEALSASSADCESRQSSGDLPAVMLPHLHSKKEAILVAEVERQKYLEREREHALIAAAAEESLAALDECLKVHNGGDSSEGSEDAEGVDDFKLFGSLVETEGPLATKLNELNLFNDATAMLKQLEDEPKIDEQS comes from the exons ATGGTCATTGTCAGCACGACTAATTGGTCACGCTTTATTGCGTCAGTGGGTGTGATACTGGTGTGCTTGGAATCGACAACTTGTGAGCTTTTATCTGAGACCGCGGCAGGCACTGGCTGTGTCAGTCCAAATTTGATAAAGCGTTACCACCTAAATACTCAGCTATACCAAGACTGCGAATATCTGCAGCGAAATGCATCAGAAGCACCGCTACAACGGTTACGGCGAGCCATCAGACCTATTTTTCGTGGAAAACCCAAGCCGCGCGGAGAAGTGCTGGCCAATAAGTTCCATATGAATGTCAACAACTACGATCAAACTGATTCGTTGGTGCGTCTAATCAATAAAATCGCCAGCGAGTATCTATACAAATGTCCGCCAGTCATCTATTACGATAGCTTTGTGGAGAAATCAGACGCTATGATACTGGAGAGCCTTTTTAAG ACTTTTCCCATGACCTTCTATCATGGCGAAATAAACGAGCATTACAAGGCTATTAATTCACGGCTCAAAAAACGCATTGACAGCAACTGTAAAAGTTATATACTTTTTCTCTCCGATCCGCAAATGACGCGCAAAATTATCGGACCACAAATTGAGAGTCGCGTTGTGCTAATCGCGCGCTCGACACAATGGAAACTAAGGGACTTTTTGGCATCCGAAGCCTCTTCGAACATTGTGAATTTGTTGGTCGTAGGCGTATCACTGACAAAGGGTCCGCAGGGG GAAAGCCCCTACGTTCTCTACACGCACAAACTATATACGGACGGTCTGGGCTCGAATACGCCTGTTGTGCTGACTAGTTGGATTCGAGGTGCACTCTCTCGTCCACATGTCAATCTCTTTCCGCCGAAATTTTTCAAAGGTTTTGCTGGGCACAGTTTCCGAGTGTCAGCAGCCAATCAACCCCCGTTTATATTTCGTACACAACAACTATCGACCAGCggcacggcggccgccgtttggGATGGAGTCGAATATCGTTTGCTCAATATGATCGCTTCGAAACTGAACTTTACCATCGACATAATTGAGCCTCCGCCACGTTCAGGTGGAAAAAG CGTCATTGATGGCATAAGTGTTCAAATCGCCAAAAAGGCAGCGGACGTCGGCATGTGTGGACTATACATCACCGAGGATCGCATCACAGAAATGGATATGTCGGTTGGACATTCGCGCGATTGTGCCAGTTTTATAACACTTGCTTCCAAAGCATTGCCCAA ATATCGCGCTATTATGGGCCCATTTCAGTGGCCCGTTTGGGTttgtattgttttcatttacttGGGCGCTATATTTCCTATTGCGTACAGTGATCGGATGACCTTGCGTCACGTGATTGGAAATTGGGGTGAAATGGAGAATATGTTTTGGTATGTCTTCGGAATGTTTACGAATAGCTTAACCTTCTCGGGCAAATATTCATGGACCAGCACACAAAAGTCATCCACACGTTTGCTGATAGGCTCCTATTGGTTATTTACGATAATTATTACCGCCTGCTATACGGGCTCAATTATTGCATTTGTTACACTGCCAGCGTTTCCTAGTACCGTGGATTCAGTCAATGATCTGTTGGGTCTCTTCTTTCGCGTGGGAACTTTGG ACAACAGCGGCTGGGAGACTTGGTTCCAGAACTCCACGCATGTTCCAACATCTAAGCTGTATAAGAAAATGGAGTTCGTTTCTACATTGGAGGAGGGTGTGGGCAATGTAACACAGAGTTTCTTCTGGAATTACGCTTTTCTGGGTTCTGCAGCGCAACTGGAATTTTTGGTGCAGAAAAACTTCTCCGATGA CAACATTTCGCGTCGATCGGCACTTCACCTCAGCGAGGAGTGCTTTGCATTGTTCCAAGTCGGCTTCGTGTTTCCACGCGATTCTGTTTATAAGCGCAAAATCGATTCAATGATTCTGCTTGCGCAACAAAGTGGACTAATGAACAAAATCCTCACCGAAGTCAAATGGTCCATGCAACGTTCCGCCAGCGGCAAATTGCTACAAGCCAGCTCATCCAGTGCACTGCGTGAGCGCATACAAGAGGAACGCCAATTAACCACAGCCGATACAGAGGGCATGTTCCTCCTCATGGGTGTTGGTTATCTCTTGGGTGCGATAGCGCTCATTTCCGAAATCGTGGGCGGCATAACAAACAAGTGCCGTCAGATAATGAAACGTTCGCGCAAGTCCATTTCGAGCGCTTGGTCATCGAGACGCAACTCGGAAGACGATGAAAACGGATTACGCACTGCAGCCGAACAGTTGGCACACAATCAGCAGCGGGCAGCTCGGCGCAAAGAGAAAGAGCGAGAGTACGATGCCAGGCAAGGTTTTGGAGTGCGCGAATTCAATCTCACCAAGAAAACACTGAAAGAGTTGTACGGCAACTATTACAAACCGGAACCGCATTACGTGCTGAAGGATGGTAAATTGCTGCTGGAAACGGAGGCGCTATCCGCCAGCTCGGCTGATTGCGAATCACGCCAATCGAGTGGCGACTTACCCGCCGTGATGTTACCGCATCTGCATAGCAAAAAAGAGGCGATACTAGTGGCGGAGGTGGAGCGTCAAAAGTATCTGGAAAGAGAGCGCGAGCATGCGCtaatagcagcagcagctgaGGAGTCCTTAGCGGCGTTAGATGAATGTCTTAAGGTGCACAATGGTGGCGATAGCAGTGAGGGTAGCGAGGACGCGGAGGGGGTAGATGATTTCAAATTATTCGGCAGTTTGGTAGAGACCGAAGGGCCGTTGGCCACCAAATTGAatgaactaaatttatttaatgacgCCACTGCTATGCTAAAACAGCTAGAGGACGAGCCGAAAATTGATGAACAAAGTTAA
- the LOC129249483 gene encoding cysteine-rich with EGF-like domain protein 2 isoform X1 encodes MWGFKVFLSLICVTMQLTASCEAVEAFEKSPKELKEKSTKLPPCKSCTVLVESFKLGLEKTSRGKHAGGDAAWEEEKLRSYKTSEVRLVEVQEHLCSDVKRGQDQCHTMANDHEHFLEDWFLHKQNESPDLNAWLCIEKLQVCCPDGHYGPECKQCTDCNGNGKCKGSGTRKGNGKCACDAGFTGDNCNMCADNYYEAYNDGKKMLCSTCHKSCGEKGCTGAGPKACRNCKDGWTMGTDPAGCLDINECIVQKRPCRPNQFCVNDEGTFSCLECDRSCEGCDGDGPDMCKKCATGYALKDGKCQDESSEQRDQFVNITRLLTYFGLCIATCVIFQSSTHIAYIVGAAVAIYIAASEYWLNSSASSGAAKPQFDTKQLEDLIMKSL; translated from the exons atgtggGGTTTTAAGGTGTTTCTGTCGCTTATATGCGTGACAATGCAGCTGACAGCGAGTTGTGAAGCAGTGGAAGCCTTTGAGAAATCGCCTAAGGAGCTAAAAGAAAAATCAACCAAGCTTCCACCTTGCAAATCGTGTACTGTTCTTGTCGAGTCCTTTAAGCTG GGTTTGGAAAAAACCAGCCGCGGCAAGCATGCCGGTGGTGACGCAGCTTGGGAAGAGGAAAAACTACGTTCGTATAAAACTAGTGAAGTGCGTTTGGTAGAAGTGCAAGAGCATTTGTGCAGCGACGTTAAACGTGGACAGGACCAATGCCATACTATGGCCAACGATCACGAGCATTTTCTAGAAGACTGGTTCTTGCATAAACAAAACGAGTCGCCAGACTTGAATGCATGGCTGTGCATTGAAAAACTGCAAGTATGCTGTCCTGATGGTCATTATGGACCGGAGTGCAAACAGTGCACAGATTGTAACGGCAATG GTAAATGTAAGGGATCTGGCACACGCAAAGGCAATGGAAAATGTGCATGTGATGCTGGATTTACTGGGGATAATTGTAATATGTGCGCTGATAATTACTATGAAGCCTACAATGACGGCAAAAAGATGCTTTGCTCCACATGTCACAAGTCTTGCGGCGAAAAAGGGTGTACTGGCGCTGGACCCAAAG ccTGTCGAAACTGCAAAGATGGTTGGACAATGGGCACCGACCCCGCAGGATGTTTGGATATTAACGAATGTATAGTGCAGAAACGCCCATGCCGGCCTAATCAGTTTTGCGTAAACGACGAAGGTACCTTTTCGTGCTTGGAATGTGATCGTTCGTGTGAGGGTTGTGACGGTGATGGGCCTGATATGTGTAAAAAGTGTGCAACTGGCTATGCGTTGAAGGATGGAAAATGTCAAG ATGAGTCGTCTGAGCAACGCGATCAATTCGTGAACATAACACGCTTACTCACCTACTTTGGCCTCTGCATTGCCACTTGCGTGATTTTCCAAAGCTCAACACACATCGCCTACATAGTGGGTGCAGCTGTAGCCATTTACATAGCAGCATCCGAATATTGGCTGAACTCGTCGGCATCGTCAGGAGCAGCTAAGCCAcagtttgataccaaacaaTTAGAAGATTTAATTATGAAATcactttaa